The segment GCGGCAACTTGGCTTCTGGCGGAGAGTAAGAATAACCATACGGAGATCCAGATTGATTGAGAAGCGACTCTAGGGGGCGGATATGTTGGGATATGTGCTCTGTATTGTCATATTGCCCTAGCTTATCAAGACCATTGTTGAGAATTCTGTCGAGTGAAGTCGCTTGATAAATGAGCTCATCCTTTGACAGCTTGCCACTTATCATCTGATCTTTTTTCCATCGCGAAAGCGATGAAATGTCGCTTATAGCCAGTAGAACCCAGGTCTGACATCCGGTTACCTCTTCTAGGTCAGCATTAGGCTTCTGGCGCGAGTCGCTGCGTCGGAGCTCAGAATGATACTCAAGTAGCTTGGCAGGTTGGTCAAGCACCGTGCTGGAGATGATATCGGCAACCAGTAAGATACTAGAGAAGAAGCGGAATGCCCCCTGTTCGGTATTTAAGGCATCAGCCGCACTCGGCCAAGAAGGGTGAGATAAGTTACTGAGTACGGCGGATACTTGCGGAGACGGGCCAGCCTTACCATGATGCTCGAGAATTTGCTCAAACAGGTTCGTGGCCGCATCTAAATGCGCCTGCCAGTTTCCTGACGGCATAATTGCAAGTTCAAAACTAAGTTGCTGCATCATATTTGCCAGCAAGTGCACGCTGCTCGAGAGACAGTTCCCTATGCCGCGTTCGTGAAGGTGCTGTAAGTCGCGTTGCATACTTGCCAGGGCGACGCTGGCCTGGGTATGAATTTCGTCCCACGTTTTTGAGGCACAAGCCTCCTGTCCCGGGCCAACATGAGCAGGAATAAGCCGCAGGATGAGTGCAGAGATGCTCTTGATACTGCTCATGAACCCGGTATTCTTCATCGCCAGGGATAGTAACCAGATGCGTCCGCCTTGAGTGATGTATGGTCGGTAAAAGGGATAAAGAATGGGGAAAATGTAGTCCATATACACTGAAACGAAGGCTGCCCCATTCTTGGTCGGCGTTATTGTTGGTGGGGTGATTGGTTTCGATGACGGCGTGACCGATGGGCAATGAGTCTCTTGGGACAGAGGATCCTGGAAAGTATCAGAACATTGCTCAAGTGTACCAAAGTCTGGGCTGGCATCGATTCCATTGGCGATGGTCCTCATTTGAGCGATTCTGCGCCGTCGTTTTGCGCTTCTCTTGACTTGCGCCTTTAGCTGTGTCATGGCTTCAAGCCGACGCTTCTTAGACTCCATCCACTGGGGCTTTCGGGGGGAATAGTGGCAATCAATCTCTAGCGCTGCGCAAGCGCCACAAATTGGCAGCGACTCGTCGCATTTTTTGTGACGCAGGCGGCACGTCCAGCATGTTGAGGGCTTCATTCCAACAATCTCGTGCTCGTCTGATTAAACGTAATATCCACGTCTTATTGCTGGGAaatggttggtgttggtgggaaaagaaggaaaacCTAAAACGCAAAGTCTCCCACTTTATAAAACCCGCTCGGAAAACCCCGCGCGGAAGAATTCCCGAGCGGAAAGCCATGAGCTAGTGTGGTTTCAGTGGGTCTAGTCTGTCTGTCTCCAGCGCCTGCTTAAAGAATTTGAAATCTTTCAGCGGTTACGATGTAGAACTGGAGTGATCAATGTGGGAATGTAAGCGGGGCCGTTCGAATATCTCAAGCATAAAAGAATTGCATGTCCTCTAGCAAACGTAAGGTACACAGCTTTCTTCCCAGATATTCTTAAAAGCATATTCCTCACCCTTCATCAACCGTCCCAACATGAAGGTGGCAATCCTTGGGGCCACAGGCCAGAACGGCACATCCATTGTTAATGGCCTACTTGCATCAACCAAAACAAGATTCGTAAGTCTCCATCAGATCTTGTGAGGTATTCTCAGCCTCACCATGGAAGCAGGATATTGCCGCCCTTGTCCGACCTTCCTcactcaagaagcccaaggtCATCGAGCTACAGAGTAAGGGCGTCAGCATTGTGTCATTCAGCCTTGATGACCCCGAGGACCATCTCGCAGCTCAGCTCAAAGGCATCGATGTCCTTATTATTTGTTGCCTGATTGATGAAGCTATTCTTGCCAAcgcagccaagaaggcagGTGTAAAACGCTATGTTCCATGCTTCTATGCAACAGTGATGCCTAGGGGTATCCAAACGCTGCGAGATACTGTAAGTGGTGCCACAGAAATGTTCTGCTTCAAAATTAGAGGACTGACATATCGTCTGGGTCTGTAGAAGGAGACCACCCTGGATCATATTCAGAGACTACATCTTCCTTATACCGTCATCGACGTCGGTTGGTGGTACCAGATCAGCCTTCCCCGCCTGCCCTCCGGACGCATTGATCGCAACCTTTTTCTGTATAATAGTGCCATCGGAGGCAGCGGTGACATACCTTGTGCCAGGACCGATTCCCGCGATGTCGGCGTATATGTTGCTCGTATCATCACTGACCCTAGGACGCTTAACCAGAAGGTTTTCTCCTATACTGACCTCCGCACTCAGCACGAGCTGTATGATACAGTTGAGAGAATCAGCGGCGAGAAAATAGAAAGGAAATATGTATGTTTCCGTATTATTATCACAGTCTTTATGATAACCTATATACTGACTCTCCACCTCGTAGCGCACCGCCGACGAGATTGACGATGGTATTGCCAGAACCAAGGACGATCCCTACAAGATGATGGATTACTACCAGTTCACCTACCAAAAGTCATATGACATTATGGGAGAAAATACACCCGAATACGCCCGCTATCTAGGTTACCAGGTCAGCAAGGACCTATACCCCGACATGGAAGGAATCTCCTTTGAAGATTTCTTTAAAGAGACATTGGAAACTGGTCTGAAGCCTATGTATGAAGAATATGCAGATCTGCTGCGGGGATCCAGCTCTTTCATTTTCGAGGGTGAAGCCACAACGAAATGAGCCATAGGCATCAATTCAGGGACGAAGCCAGATAAAATAACGGATTACATGTAGTGGAGTATGCAGAGGGCTAGTCCTTTCTTGTGTGTATTTTCCTGGGTTGATAGAAAATTCGACGGAAGTGTTACGACCCTAGCAGTTATATCACGTGAAGTCCACTTTTCTAACTCCACCTAACCAATCAACAAAGGACCTATATTCATAGGACCAGGACCGCGTTGCTCCAGGACCAACAGCGGCCCTAATACCACCAGTTGCCCCTTTATCTCCTAAGAGCTCAAGGGCTCCAAACCGTACCCGGCCCCACTTTATCTCGGTACAAGCGGGGTACCAAAAGCTTCAATTTCCAACCTTTCACAGCTAAATTACTATGCAATTAATTGCAGTTAAAACAATGAATACATCTTCAGATTGTGATCAAAGACAAGAGGTTGATTCCTATGATGATaagagcttcttcaagcaacaCAAGGGCCCCCGCACGGACCCCAAGGAGGCTGCCGGAGCTAATGATTTTCCGCCCGATGAATCTCGCGGCTTCAATTTCGACCCTTTCATCGTGCAACATCGCAATTATCACATTGGTTATTTGCCTACTACACCACTTGATCTTTTCCAGCTTTTTGTGCCTAAATCGCTgctttggcgatggatcGAATACACCAATAGCTGGATTTGTTACCTGCTTGAAAATAGCGTGGTTGACAGCTGGAATAACCCACTTCATGAACCGAACGGTCACAGCTCCTAGCTTGGGAAGGGATCTCCACCGCATAGATCTACGTATGGCTCGGCATGCTGATTTACATAGGAATTCACAAGGAAAGGAAGCTTCGAAGCCATTGGAAAGCCCCCCGGCTAGGAGAACAAGCCCCCCTGCACTCAGTTATCAAGTTCATGCCCTATTGGAGGTTTCAGCTAATCCACCGCTACCTTCGTCCCTTTGACTACACCAAGATCGATGAAAACGCACCCCTTCCGAAGGTAttccaagctgctgaagagtggtctgaCTACATACAGAAAGTGTCAGCTGCGCTCTTTCAACCGGGCTCTCATCTCGctgtagatgagtgtatggtcCGTTATACAGGCAGATTAACAGCGACAAccctactgtaccaattaccacTGGTAATGACATCCATTACAAGTTTTTGTGGCCCGTGCACCACTCTTTTCCAACGGCGGCTAATAGGCGGACGGGTACCCGTCCTTCTAAAATGGGACGGGTCCCGTCCCAATTACCATATCTGGTATAGCTCACTCCGCTATCGGTCTCCCTCTCGCGCCATCTCGAATGTCGCGTTCTACTGCACTCGCTGCTAATCGTGTCGAGATTACGGGCTAACGGCGACTGCTTCGCTATGAACGTCAACCAATCTCAAAGTCCGACACCGTTTCCTGGTGACTGTGTCCCTCCTGAAGGCGAGTATGAGTCACGGGAGGCGCTATTCGAGGCAATCAACGCCTGGGCAGCGACCAGGGGCTATGCGTTCATAACTGGAAGGTCAACCAAGGAGAAAACTGGCAGGAGGACGATCACGTACATGTGTGATCGTCGCCGTAACCATCCAATCGTTTCCAGAGAACGCCAACGTAAGACGACAACTCGAACAACAGGCTGCGAGTTCTCTGTACTGGCGAAGGAAAATAATGATAGAAGTACCTGGACTCTGCGGCACCGTTCTGACAGCCGATTCTCACTACATAACCAtgaaccaagccaagacacCACCGCCCACCCGGTACTTCGAACACTGTCTAAGGAGCAACTGTCTCAACTGACTGGCCTT is part of the Fusarium oxysporum Fo47 chromosome VII, complete sequence genome and harbors:
- a CDS encoding fungal-specific transcription factor domain-containing protein, producing MKPSTCWTCRLRHKKCDESLPICGACAALEIDCHYSPRKPQWMESKKRRLEAMTQLKAQVKRSAKRRRRIAQMRTIANGIDASPDFGTLEQCSDTFQDPLSQETHCPSVTPSSKPITPPTITPTKNGAAFVSVYMDYIFPILYPFYRPYITQGGRIWLLSLAMKNTGFMSSIKSISALILRLIPAHVGPGQEACASKTWDEIHTQASVALASMQRDLQHLHERGIGNCLSSSVHLLANMMQQLSFELAIMPSGNWQAHLDAATNLFEQILEHHGKAGPSPQVSAVLSNLSHPSWPSAADALNTEQGAFRFFSSILLVADIISSTVLDQPAKLLEYHSELRRSDSRQKPNADLEEVTGCQTWVLLAISDISSLSRWKKDQMISGKLSKDELIYQATSLDRILNNGLDKLGQYDNTEHISQHIRPLESLLNQSGSPYGYSYSPPEAKLPLTRIWIHVARTYLLSVKLVSSTETSELEISVEQTIQSFGAITSSPWLRWLAWPLCVAGIYASKEQRPAICEIMALVRGFNAFGTIQAAFDIIEKTWQKRDAGEACLDLSACLSSLGYKALLV